A region from the Streptomyces lydicus genome encodes:
- a CDS encoding DUF2252 domain-containing protein yields the protein MPSQHAPAQDAEQRGEEILAVFDTAFGELLAADPAAFRVKFRKMAASAFAFYRGTACLFYRDLEAARDDDGRDGGPYLDEQTGRVWIHGDLHAENFGTYMDSTGRLIFNVNDFDEAYVGPFTWDLKRFAASVALIGYAKALSDKQITDLVRTYAAAYRERIHALASGTKSSDRDELPPFTLDTAEGPLLGALRDARSLTRFGLLDSMTEIRDFERRFAPGGGSVELDAATRYKVLAAFDGYLETLPESSLDRPDSYRVKDVVGRRGIGIGSAGLPSYNILLEGNSDALENDVVIYMKQAQTPAVSRHITDPAVRGYFQHEGHRTVISQRALQDHADPWLGWTELDGAGQLVAEISPYAVDLDWSDIDDPEEIAAVVADLGRATATMHAAADDESGHSLVPFSTERAIDAAIAADEDGFASLLVDFAHSYGARARHDHQIFVDLFRNGQIPGL from the coding sequence ATGCCGTCCCAGCACGCCCCGGCGCAGGACGCCGAGCAGCGCGGCGAGGAAATCCTCGCCGTCTTCGACACCGCCTTCGGGGAGCTGCTCGCCGCCGACCCCGCAGCCTTCCGTGTGAAATTCCGGAAGATGGCCGCCTCCGCCTTCGCCTTCTACCGGGGCACGGCCTGCCTGTTCTACCGGGACCTGGAGGCCGCGCGGGACGACGACGGCAGGGACGGCGGCCCGTATCTGGACGAGCAGACCGGCCGGGTGTGGATCCACGGCGATCTGCACGCCGAGAACTTCGGCACGTACATGGACTCCACGGGCCGGCTGATCTTCAACGTCAACGACTTCGACGAGGCGTACGTCGGGCCGTTCACCTGGGACCTCAAGCGGTTCGCCGCCTCGGTCGCGCTGATCGGCTACGCCAAGGCGCTCAGCGACAAGCAGATCACCGACCTGGTGCGCACCTACGCCGCCGCCTACCGGGAGCGCATCCACGCGCTGGCCTCGGGGACGAAGAGCTCCGACCGGGACGAGCTGCCGCCCTTCACCCTGGACACCGCCGAGGGCCCGCTGCTCGGCGCGCTGCGCGACGCCCGCTCGCTGACCCGGTTCGGACTGCTGGACTCGATGACGGAGATCCGCGACTTCGAGCGCCGCTTCGCTCCGGGCGGCGGCAGCGTCGAACTGGACGCGGCGACCCGCTACAAGGTCCTCGCCGCCTTCGACGGCTATCTGGAGACGCTGCCGGAGTCGAGCCTGGACCGCCCGGACTCCTACCGCGTCAAGGACGTGGTGGGCCGCCGCGGCATCGGCATCGGCTCGGCCGGTCTGCCGTCGTACAACATCCTGCTCGAGGGCAACAGCGACGCCCTGGAGAACGATGTGGTGATCTACATGAAGCAGGCCCAGACCCCGGCCGTCTCCCGGCACATCACCGACCCCGCGGTCCGCGGCTACTTCCAGCACGAGGGCCACCGCACGGTGATCTCGCAGCGTGCCCTGCAGGACCACGCCGACCCGTGGCTGGGCTGGACCGAACTGGACGGCGCGGGCCAGCTGGTCGCCGAGATCTCGCCGTACGCGGTCGACCTGGACTGGTCGGACATCGACGACCCGGAGGAGATCGCGGCCGTGGTCGCCGACCTGGGCCGGGCCACCGCGACCATGCACGCCGCCGCGGACGACGAGAGCGGCCACTCGCTGGTGCCGTTCTCGACGGAGCGGGCCATCGACGCGGCCATCGCCGCCGACGAGGACGGCTTCGCCTCGTTGCTGGTCGACTTCGCGCACTCCTACGGCGCCCGCGCCCGTCATGACCACCAGATCTTCGTGGACCTCTTCCGCAACGGGCAGATCCCGGGACTGTAG
- the dnaE gene encoding DNA polymerase III subunit alpha, protein MAAPSRPPFTHLHVHTQYSLLDGAARLSDMFKACNEMDMTHIAMSDHGNLHGAYDFFHSAQKAGVTPIIGIEAYVAPESRRLKRKVQWGQPHQKRDDVSGSGGYTHKTIWAANKTGLHNLFRLSSDAYAEGWLQKWPRMDKETIAQWSEGLIASTGCPSGELQTRLRLGQFDEALKSASEYQDIFGKDRYFLELMDHGIEIERRVRDGLLEIGKKLDIPPLVTNDSHYTYAHESTAHDALLCIQTGKNLSDPDRFRFDGTGYYLKSTDEMYAIDSSDAWQQGCANTFLVAEQIDTSGMFEKRDLMPKFDIPQGFTEVTWFQEEVRVGMQRRFPDGVPEDRQKQAEYEMDIIIQMGFPGYFLVVADFIMWAKNNGIAVGPGRGSAAGSIVAYAMGITDLDPITHGLIFERFLNPERVSMPDVDIDFDERRRVEVIRYVTEKYGADKVAMIGTYGKIKAKNAIKDSARVLGYPYAMGDRLTKAMPADVLGKGIDLSGITDPQHPRYSEAGEIRGMYENEPDVKKVIDTAKGVEGLVRQMGVHAAGVIMSSEPIVDHAPVWVRHTDNVTITQWDYPQCESLGLLKMDFLGLRNLTIMDDAVKMVRKNKGVELEMLTVPLDDPKTYEMLCRGDTLGVFQFDGGPMRSLLRLMKPDNFEDISAVSALYRPGPMGMDSHTNYALRKNGLQEITPIHPELEEPLKEVLGLTHGLIVYQEQVQKAAQIIAGYSLGEADILRRVMGKKKPEELAKNFVLFQEGARKNGFSDQAIQALWDVLVPFAGYAFNKAHSSAYGLVTYWTAYLKANYPAEYMSALLTSVRDDKDKSAVYLNECRRMGIKVLPPNVNESEANFAAQGDDVILFGLTAVRNVGQNVVDSIIRCRKAKGKYLSFPDYLDKVDAVVCNKRTTESLIKAGAFDEMGHTRKGLTAHYEPMIDNVVQVKRKEAEGQFDLFGGMGDDSADEGPGFGLDIEFSDIEWDKTYLLAQEREMLGLYVSDHPLFGLEHVLSDKADAAIAQLTGGDYSDGSIVTIGGIISGLQRKMTKQGNAWAIATVEDLAGSIDCMFFPATYQLVSTQLVEDTVVFVKGRLDKREDIPRLVAMEMMVPDLSEAGTNAPVTITIPTVKVTPPMVEKLGEVLSSHRGSTEVRIKLQGARKTTVLRLDRHRVTPDPSLFGDLKVLLGPSCLAG, encoded by the coding sequence GTGGCAGCCCCGTCCAGGCCCCCCTTCACGCACCTGCATGTCCACACCCAGTACTCACTGCTGGACGGTGCGGCGCGGCTGTCGGACATGTTCAAGGCGTGCAACGAGATGGACATGACGCATATCGCCATGTCCGACCACGGCAACCTCCACGGTGCCTACGACTTCTTCCACTCGGCGCAGAAGGCCGGGGTGACGCCGATCATCGGCATCGAGGCGTATGTGGCGCCGGAGTCGCGGCGGCTCAAGCGCAAGGTCCAGTGGGGCCAGCCGCACCAGAAGCGCGATGACGTCTCCGGTTCCGGTGGTTACACCCACAAGACGATCTGGGCGGCGAACAAGACCGGTCTGCACAACCTCTTCCGGCTGTCCTCGGACGCGTACGCCGAGGGCTGGCTGCAGAAGTGGCCGCGGATGGACAAGGAGACCATCGCCCAGTGGTCCGAGGGCCTGATCGCCTCCACCGGCTGCCCCTCCGGTGAGCTGCAGACCCGGCTGCGGCTCGGCCAGTTCGACGAGGCGCTGAAGTCCGCCTCCGAGTACCAGGACATCTTCGGCAAGGACCGGTATTTCCTGGAGCTGATGGACCACGGCATCGAGATCGAGCGCCGGGTCCGCGACGGCCTGCTGGAGATCGGCAAGAAGCTCGACATCCCCCCGCTGGTCACCAACGACTCGCACTACACCTACGCCCACGAGTCCACGGCGCACGACGCCCTGCTGTGCATCCAGACCGGCAAGAACCTCTCCGACCCGGACCGCTTCCGCTTCGACGGCACCGGCTACTACCTCAAGTCCACCGACGAGATGTACGCCATCGACTCCTCGGACGCCTGGCAGCAGGGCTGCGCCAACACCTTCCTGGTGGCCGAGCAGATCGACACCAGCGGGATGTTCGAGAAGCGCGACCTGATGCCGAAGTTCGACATCCCCCAGGGCTTCACCGAGGTCACCTGGTTCCAGGAGGAGGTCCGGGTCGGCATGCAGCGCCGCTTCCCGGACGGGGTCCCCGAGGACCGGCAGAAGCAGGCCGAGTACGAGATGGACATCATCATCCAGATGGGGTTCCCCGGCTACTTCCTCGTCGTCGCGGACTTCATCATGTGGGCCAAGAACAACGGCATCGCGGTCGGGCCCGGCCGTGGCTCCGCGGCCGGCTCGATCGTGGCGTACGCCATGGGCATCACCGACCTCGACCCGATCACCCACGGGCTGATCTTCGAGCGGTTCCTCAACCCCGAGCGTGTCTCCATGCCCGATGTCGACATCGACTTCGACGAGCGCAGGCGCGTCGAAGTCATCCGGTATGTCACGGAAAAGTACGGCGCCGACAAGGTCGCCATGATCGGCACCTACGGCAAGATCAAGGCCAAGAACGCCATCAAGGACTCCGCGCGCGTCCTGGGCTATCCGTACGCCATGGGCGACCGCCTCACCAAGGCCATGCCCGCCGACGTCCTCGGCAAGGGCATCGACCTCAGCGGCATCACCGACCCCCAGCACCCGCGCTACAGCGAGGCGGGCGAGATCCGGGGGATGTACGAGAACGAACCGGACGTGAAGAAGGTCATCGACACCGCCAAGGGCGTCGAGGGCCTGGTCCGGCAGATGGGTGTGCACGCGGCCGGCGTGATCATGTCCAGCGAGCCCATCGTCGACCACGCCCCGGTCTGGGTCCGGCACACCGACAACGTCACCATCACGCAGTGGGACTACCCCCAGTGCGAGTCGCTGGGCCTGCTCAAGATGGACTTCCTGGGCCTGCGCAACCTGACCATCATGGACGACGCCGTCAAGATGGTGCGGAAGAACAAGGGCGTCGAGCTGGAGATGCTCACCGTCCCGCTGGACGACCCCAAGACGTACGAAATGCTCTGCCGCGGTGACACGCTCGGCGTCTTCCAGTTCGACGGCGGCCCGATGCGCTCGCTGCTGCGGCTGATGAAGCCCGACAACTTCGAGGACATTTCCGCCGTCTCGGCGCTGTACCGCCCGGGCCCCATGGGCATGGACTCGCACACCAACTACGCGCTGCGCAAGAACGGCCTCCAGGAGATCACCCCGATCCACCCGGAGCTGGAGGAGCCCCTCAAGGAGGTCCTCGGCCTCACCCACGGCCTCATCGTCTACCAGGAGCAGGTGCAGAAGGCCGCCCAGATCATCGCCGGGTACTCCCTCGGCGAGGCCGACATCCTCCGCCGCGTCATGGGCAAGAAGAAGCCCGAGGAGCTGGCGAAGAACTTCGTCCTCTTCCAGGAGGGCGCCCGCAAGAACGGCTTCTCCGACCAGGCCATCCAGGCCCTGTGGGACGTCCTGGTCCCCTTCGCCGGCTACGCCTTCAACAAGGCGCACTCCTCCGCGTACGGCCTGGTCACCTACTGGACCGCCTACCTCAAGGCCAATTACCCGGCCGAGTACATGTCCGCGCTGCTGACCTCCGTGCGCGACGACAAGGACAAGTCGGCGGTCTATCTGAACGAATGCCGCCGCATGGGCATCAAGGTGCTGCCGCCGAACGTCAACGAGTCCGAGGCCAACTTCGCCGCCCAGGGCGACGATGTGATCCTCTTCGGCCTCACCGCGGTCCGTAACGTCGGGCAGAACGTCGTCGACTCGATCATCCGCTGCCGCAAGGCGAAGGGAAAGTACCTCTCCTTCCCCGACTACCTCGACAAGGTCGACGCGGTCGTCTGCAACAAGCGCACCACCGAATCGCTGATCAAGGCCGGTGCCTTCGACGAGATGGGCCACACCCGCAAGGGCCTGACGGCGCACTACGAACCGATGATCGACAACGTCGTCCAGGTCAAGCGCAAGGAGGCCGAGGGGCAGTTCGACCTCTTCGGCGGCATGGGCGACGACAGTGCGGACGAGGGGCCCGGCTTCGGGCTGGACATCGAGTTCTCGGACATCGAGTGGGACAAGACCTATCTCCTCGCCCAGGAGCGCGAGATGCTGGGCCTCTACGTCTCCGACCACCCGCTCTTCGGCCTGGAACACGTGCTGTCCGACAAGGCGGACGCCGCCATCGCCCAGCTGACCGGCGGTGACTACTCCGACGGTTCGATCGTCACCATCGGCGGCATCATCTCCGGCCTGCAGCGCAAGATGACCAAGCAGGGCAACGCCTGGGCGATCGCCACCGTCGAGGACCTGGCCGGCTCCATCGACTGCATGTTCTTCCCGGCGACCTACCAGCTGGTGTCCACCCAACTCGTCGAGGACACCGTGGTCTTCGTCAAGGGCCGCCTCGACAAGCGGGAGGACATCCCGCGGCTGGTGGCCATGGAGATGATGGTCCCCGACCTCTCGGAGGCCGGCACCAACGCCCCCGTGACGATCACCATTCCGACGGTCAAGGTCACCCCGCCGATGGTCGAGAAGCTGGGCGAGGTGCTCAGCAGCCACCGTGGCTCCACGGAGGTGCGGATCAAGCTCCAGGGCGCGCGCAAGACGACCGTGCTCCGGCTGGACCGGCACCGGGTCACGCCCGACCCGTCGCTGTTCGGCGACCTCAAGGTGCTGCTCGGCCCGTCCTGCCTGGCGGGCTGA